A window from Vigna angularis cultivar LongXiaoDou No.4 chromosome 7, ASM1680809v1, whole genome shotgun sequence encodes these proteins:
- the LOC108338094 gene encoding dihydrolipoyllysine-residue succinyltransferase component of 2-oxoglutarate dehydrogenase complex 1, mitochondrial, whose translation MFGVVRRRVASGSPSPWLLGQSAQKIRSGLSASARVSSTVEKEIAFHSGGCGFVRNFCNITPGCGINSKAMSVVFHPRSAAVRTWGRPFSSDSGDTVDVVVPPLAESISDGTLANFLKRPGDRVNADEPIAQIETDKVTIDVSSPESGVILKFLANEGDTVEPGNKIAIISRSADATHVAPSETTSEKAAPQPTQKVSEEKKAPKVEAQPAKEKPKPPPATLSSPTEPQLPPKERERRVPMTRLRKRVATRLKDSQNTFAMLTTFNEVDMTNLMKLRSDYKDAFVEKHGVKLGLMSGFVKAAVNALQHQPIVNAVIDGDDIIYRDYIDISIAVGTPKGLVVPVIRNADTLNFADIEKQINAFAKKANDGSLSIDEMAGGTLTISNGGVYGSLLSTPIINPPQSAILGMHSIVSRPTVVGGNIVPRPLMYVALTYDHRIIDGREAVFFLRRIKDIVEDPRRLLLDI comes from the exons ATGTTTGGTGTAGTAAGGCGAAGGGTTGCTTCTGGCAGCCCGTCTCCTTGG CTTCTAGGTCAGTCAGCTCAGAAAATTCGGTCTGGCCTTTCTGCTTCTGCTAGAGTTTCTTCCACTGTTGAAAAAGAG ATTGCGTTTCATTCAGGCGGATGTGGATTTGTAAGGAACTTTTGTAATATAACACCTG GATGCGGGATTAATTCTAAAGCTATGAG TGTGGTTTTTCATCCAAGGTCAGCAGCTGTTCGAACCTGGGGGCGTCCATTTTCTTCAGACAGTG GAGATACGGTTGATGTTGTGGTCCCTCCTCTAGCTGAATCTATCTCTGATGGAACTCTGGCAAATTTTTTGAAGA GGCCTGGTGACAGGGTTAATGCTGATGAGCCAATTGCTCAAATTGAAACAGATAAG GTGACAATTGATGTTTCAAGTCCGGAGTCAGGTGTCATTCTGAAG TTTCTAGCCAATGAAGGAGATACTGTTGAGCCAGGTAACAAGATAGCAATCATTTCAAGGTCTGCTGACGCAACTCATGTTGCTCCATCTGAGACTACATCTGAGAAAGCAGCTCCTCAGCCAACTCAAAAGGTTAGTGAGGAGAAGAAAGCTCCAAAAGTTGAAGCTCAACCTGCTAAAGAGAAGCCCAAACCACCCCCTGCTACATTGAGTTCTCCCACTGAACCCCAACTTCCTcccaaagaaagagaaagacgG GTTCCTATGACAAGGCTTCGGAAACGAGTTGCTACACGGCTGAAAGATTCCCAGAACACGTTTGCTATGCTCACAACCTTCAATGAAGTTgatat GACTAATTTGATGAAGCTCCGTTCTGATTATAAGGATGCTTTTGTTGAGAAACACGGAGTCAAGTTGGGGCTTATGTCGGGCTTTGTCAAA GCTGCTGTGAATGCACTCCAACATCAACCAATTGTCAATGCAGTCATTGATGGGGATGATATTATATACAGAGATTATATAGATATCAGCATAGCTGTTGGTACCCCGAAG GGCCTTGTTGTTCCTGTTATCCGCAATGCAGATACCTTGAACTTTGCCGATATAGAAAAGCAAATCAATGCTTTTGCTAAGAAGGCAAATGATGGAAGTTTATCAATTGATGAGATGGCTGGAGGCACTCTTACAATATCCAACGGTGGTGTTTATGGAAGCCTTTTGAGTACTCCTATTATCAACCCCCCTCAG TCGGCAATCTTGGGTATGCATTCCATAGTGAGCCGTCCTACGGTTGTTGGAGGAAATATTGTCCCAAGACCATTGATGTACGTTGCTCTAACTTATGACCATAGAATTATTGATGGAAGAGAGGCAGTGTTCTTTCTGCGGCGCATCAAAGATATCGTGGAGGATCCTCGCAGGCTTTTGCTTGACATATAA
- the LOC108318861 gene encoding uncharacterized protein LOC108318861 has product MRCLQLQSSLLLPFHAKLKHQLYNVSHTSKLFCLSTHQPPCFLHLSSSTPLSTKALPHLMVVAPAESGDLSSLLPISGVLLSMYFVANFVVPGFLANSFSKDESNENQKVDEEDEDEEEEEEEDEEEDE; this is encoded by the exons ATGAGGTGCCTCCAGCTCCAATCTTCACTGCTTCTTCCCTTTCACGCAAAACTCAAACACCAGTTATATAATGTAAGCCACACCTCCAAACTATTTTGCCTTTCTACCCACCAACCTCCATGTTTTCTGCACTTATCTTCATCAACTCCATTAAGTACCAAGGCGCTCCCACATTTAATGGTGGTTGCCCCAGCAGAATCCGGTGACCTATCATCCTTGCTCCCGATAAG TGGCGTGCTTCTATCAATGTACTTCGTCGCGAATTTTGTCGTCCCGGGTTTCCTTGCCAACTCTTTCTCAAAGGATGAATCAAACGAAAATCAGAAGGTTgatgaggaagatgaagatgaagaagaagaagaagaagaagatgaggaagaagatgaataa